In Alosa alosa isolate M-15738 ecotype Scorff River chromosome 23, AALO_Geno_1.1, whole genome shotgun sequence, a single window of DNA contains:
- the ifng1 gene encoding interferon gamma 1: MQMLLAGETLKVYDNILTNLRDKMQANKARDDVDYLRSKVEELKTMYFKESQEQLEALTNNLKELQAINTNDEVVQRKAIYELKSVYNHVSSLWEASVIYTTSTLH, encoded by the exons ATGCAGATGCTTCTGGCAGGTGAAACACTGAAAGTCTACGACAACATTCTCACCAATCTGCGGGACAAGATGCAGGCCAATAAGGCAAGGGATGACGTGGACTACCTGAGAAGCAAGGTGGAGGAACTGAAGACAATGTACTTTAAAGAATCACAGGAACAGTTGGAAGCCCTCACCAATAACCTCAAGGAGCTGCAAGCCATCAAT ACAAATGATGAGGTAGTCCAACGCAAAGCCATTTATGAGCTGAAAAGTGTCTACAACCACGTTTCTTCTCTCTGGGAGGCCTCCGTCATCTACACCACTTCCACTCTCCACTGA